The DNA sequence GCACGTCAAGGGCTATGCCGCGCCTGAGCCCAAGGCGGCCGTTGAACAAGCGCGTCAATTCATCGAGCGAGCGCAGGCGCTTGCAGAACCTCCCGAAGATCCGCTGCTGCTGTTCGCGGTTCTCTATGGCATCTGGGCAGCAAGCTATGTGGCGTTCTCCGGAGACGTGACGCGTGAGCTTGCATCGCAATTTTTGGCGCTCGCAGAGAAGCAACGGGAGATCGTTCCACTCATGATTGGGCATCGCCTGATGGGTACGTCGCTGATGTTAACAGGGGACAGCCCTAAAAGCCGAACTCATTACAATCAGGCGTTCGCACTTTACGATCCTGCCAAACATCGGCCGCTCGCAACGCGTTTTGGCCAAGACGTTGGAGTGTCAATCTTTGTCTATCGGGCTTGGGCCCAGTGGATGCTCGGTTACCCCGAGTCCGCACTCGCGGACGTCGATCGCGCGCTCCAGGATGCACGCCAGGCCGGCCACGCAGGGACTTTGATGTACGCGCAGTTCCACACGTCGGTGACCAACATCCTTTGTGGAAAATATGCAGCGGCAAACGCGGAATCCAATGAAGTTGTCCGGTTGGCGGATGAGAAGGGCGCAGCACTATGGAAGGCTTTGGGGACGATGGAAAATGGTTGCGTATTAGCCCTTTCCGGCAACGCCTCCGAGGCAACTCAGATGATCTCCTCTGGAATCGCTACATATCGTTCAACGGGATCAAGAGTGTACTTGCCATTCTTCTTGTTACATTTGTGCAGGGCCCACTCGGAACTCGCCCAATTTGATAAAGCTTGGCGCTGCGTTGGCGAAGCGGAGACCGCGGTGGAAACAACAAAGGAACGATGGTGCGAGGCAGAAATCAATCGGATAGCCGGCGAAATCGCGCTGAAGTTGCCAAAACTGGGTGCGTCGCAAGCGGAAGCATATTTCGAGCGAGCGCTTGCGGTAGCGCGTGAGCAACAGGCAAAGTCCTGGGAACTGCGTGCGGCGATGAGCATGGCGCGGTTGTGGTGCGATCAGGGAAAGCAGGATGAAGCCCGTGATCTTCTCAGTCCAGTTTTTGGCTGGTTCACCGAAGGCTTCGACACGCGCGACCTTAAAGAAGCTAAAGCCCTGCTCGACAGCCTGTCCTCATGACTTTGGATCAGGCCTCCCCACTTCCGCTTTTGGCACAAAGCGGACATCGCTCGGACATTCCGAAATGTCCGCTTATGACAAACGGACCGGCACCCGGCGCACGAGGTATCGACACTGGTGAAAGGAAATGCCCCGCGCTGAGTCAGGCGAGTCCGCTGATTGGGCTTTAGCTTCCCCGCTACAGCCCTAGCAGCAGGACTTAGAAACGAATCCGTGACCTTCTGTGAAAGGCGGTCATGGATAATGATCGTGACCTCGCCGATGGTGACGGTGACGCCGTCATCTCGATCAGGCTCGGGCGAGGGCAGTCCCAAGATCTGCTGGATAGAATGCCCCGCTGTGACTCAGCCGTGGCCGTGGATTCGCTTTCCGTGGAGCGTCTAGGTAAGGCTGAAAGCTGCCACAACGCACCGCGGGCTTCTCTGCGTTACCCGCATAGACCCTGAACGCGATGCGAAGCATTAAAGTCAATGATTACAAATATTCAGAGTCTAAAACACGTCATTTGAAGTGAAGAAACCGATCGCGGTTCAAAACCGTCGCTTAATGCTCGAATTTAACGATAGCGCAGCGGCTTCCAGCGCTCGCAGGAGGAGCGTAAGGCTCTCGGATGATAAGACAATCCGCCCTTGCGAGCGACACCATCATCGAGCTGTCCTGGATCGGGAAGGGGGTGGCCACCTTTCCGGTGGCGCCGTGGCGCAGGCTGGCGCGCAGATAGTCCTCGCGCTCGTCATTGGCTGGAAGATCGCAGCCGAGCACCGCCGATTCGACCGGAATCGTCAGGTCGGTGCGCCCGCTCATGCGGCGGATCAGCGGGATCAGGAATAGGAACGCGCAGACATAGGAGGAGACCGGATTGCCGGGAAGGCCGAGGATGTGCATGTCGCCAAGCCGGCCATGCATGAGCGGACGGCCGGGCCGCATCGCGACCTTCCAAAACGATAAATCCATACCTTCGGCCGCGAAAGCTTTGTGGACGAAGTCGTAGTCGCCCACCGACGCGCCACCGGTCGTCACGAGAATATCGGTCGGAATGTCGCGTGCCCGGCGGATTGCCGCGATGGTCGCCTCGATCGTGTCTCCGACAAGGCCGAGATCGCTCACCACGGCGCCTTCCTGGCGCGCGAGCGCGGCGAGCGCGAAACCGTTTGAATAAACGATC is a window from the Alphaproteobacteria bacterium genome containing:
- the glp gene encoding gephyrin-like molybdotransferase Glp, which encodes DALRRVLAHAEPLSPENVPLDDANGRVLARDLTALRTQPPADVSAMDGYAVRTADVADAPVYLKVIGEVAAGRPFTAAVGPGETARIFTGGVIPAGADTIVVQESANREADRVEVLKPATKGRHIRKEGLDFRRGESLFAKGHRLTARDLALLAGMNHPLVTLHRRPKIALFATGDELVPPGDEPGPGQIVYSNGFALAALARQEGAVVSDLGLVGDTIEATIAAIRRARDIPTDILVTTGGASVGDYDFVHKAFAAEGMDLSFWKVAMRPGRPLMHGRLGDMHILGLPGNPVSSYVCAFLFLIPLIRRMSGRTDLTIPVESAVLGCDLPANDEREDYLRASLRHGATGKVATPFPIQDSSMMVSLARADCLIIREPYAPPASAGSRCAIVKFEH
- a CDS encoding adenylate cyclase is translated as LLFRRGMPSHATYLFKHALVQDAAYGTLLREPRRTLHARIAETIESEFAESAESRPELLARHWSEAGLIEKAAGFWGKAGQRSLAQSALVEAVEQLTRALDQIATLSATPALRREQIKLQVALVNALMHVKGYAAPEPKAAVEQARQFIERAQALAEPPEDPLLLFAVLYGIWAASYVAFSGDVTRELASQFLALAEKQREIVPLMIGHRLMGTSLMLTGDSPKSRTHYNQAFALYDPAKHRPLATRFGQDVGVSIFVYRAWAQWMLGYPESALADVDRALQDARQAGHAGTLMYAQFHTSVTNILCGKYAAANAESNEVVRLADEKGAALWKALGTMENGCVLALSGNASEATQMISSGIATYRSTGSRVYLPFFLLHLCRAHSELAQFDKAWRCVGEAETAVETTKERWCEAEINRIAGEIALKLPKLGASQAEAYFERALAVAREQQAKSWELRAAMSMARLWCDQGKQDEARDLLSPVFGWFTEGFDTRDLKEAKALLDSLSS